The Nocardiopsis dassonvillei subsp. dassonvillei DSM 43111 genome contains a region encoding:
- a CDS encoding WXG100 family type VII secretion target — MSQFDVYGDVAGLQGLAEDQQAHLGRFSAIMSQINEQSESTVSQWEGSGSAQFQAKATEFDTQFSEVNAAFAKVIAATSNTADNYGRLTRYLDGLF; from the coding sequence ATGAGTCAGTTCGACGTGTACGGCGACGTCGCGGGCCTCCAGGGCCTGGCCGAGGACCAGCAGGCCCACCTCGGCCGCTTCTCCGCCATCATGAGCCAGATCAACGAGCAGTCCGAGAGCACCGTCAGCCAGTGGGAGGGCTCGGGCAGCGCCCAGTTCCAGGCCAAGGCCACGGAGTTCGACACCCAGTTCTCCGAGGTCAACGCCGCCTTCGCCAAGGTGATCGCGGCGACCAGCAACACCGCGGACAACTACGGCAGGCTGACCCGCTACCTCGACGGACTGTTCTAG